A stretch of the Planctomycetota bacterium genome encodes the following:
- a CDS encoding alcohol dehydrogenase catalytic domain-containing protein: MEAIAARGSQPSFLDAAATPGCPPDHAVVRVRLAGDVPERVAAAARDARADAILGRDLVGVVSEVGDEAPTSIRDRLLKARVACASRVAIGTCDMCRAGVPQHCRDGDTLGAGRLDGTLSGSVAIPWRNLALVPDGMDDAVALLAQPLARAIHAARMIRMQGKVYVTVLGDNLNALLAAQVIAQLNATVRILGWRPEVFGRAEKWGIQHRHADEVGRREDQTVVVDCMGSERSLDLALGLVRPRGTIILASASEASATADLSAVVRNELELLGARDGPVSDALAMLARGDIDTAGLIEARVRAPEAPRVLSRPELLYVAVEF, encoded by the coding sequence TTGGAAGCCATCGCCGCCCGCGGATCGCAGCCCTCGTTCCTCGACGCCGCCGCCACGCCCGGCTGCCCGCCCGACCACGCGGTCGTCCGCGTGCGGCTTGCGGGAGACGTGCCCGAGCGCGTCGCCGCTGCCGCCCGTGACGCTCGGGCCGACGCCATCCTGGGCCGCGACCTCGTCGGCGTGGTCTCCGAGGTCGGCGACGAAGCGCCCACGAGCATCCGGGATCGGCTGCTCAAGGCCCGCGTGGCGTGCGCCTCCCGCGTGGCCATCGGCACCTGCGACATGTGCCGCGCGGGCGTTCCGCAGCACTGCCGCGACGGCGACACCCTCGGCGCGGGCCGGCTGGATGGCACACTCTCCGGATCGGTGGCGATCCCATGGCGGAACCTCGCGCTGGTGCCCGACGGCATGGACGACGCCGTGGCGCTGCTCGCCCAGCCGCTGGCACGGGCCATCCACGCCGCCCGCATGATCCGCATGCAGGGCAAGGTCTACGTCACGGTGCTGGGCGACAACCTCAACGCGCTGCTCGCCGCCCAGGTCATCGCGCAGCTCAACGCCACCGTCCGCATCTTGGGGTGGCGGCCCGAGGTCTTCGGCCGCGCCGAGAAGTGGGGCATCCAGCATCGCCACGCCGACGAGGTCGGCCGCCGCGAGGACCAGACCGTCGTCGTCGACTGCATGGGCTCCGAGCGCTCGCTCGACCTGGCGCTCGGGCTGGTCCGGCCGCGTGGCACCATCATCCTCGCCAGCGCGTCCGAAGCCAGTGCGACGGCCGACCTGAGCGCGGTCGTCCGCAACGAGCTAGAGCTGCTCGGCGCCCGCGACGGCCCCGTCTCCGATGCGCTCGCCATGCTCGCCCGCGGCGACATCGACACCGCAGGCCTCATCGAGGCCCGCGTGCGAGCGCCCGAGGCGCCCCGGGTGCTGTCCCGGCCCGAACTGCTCTACGTCGCCGTCGAGTTCTGA
- a CDS encoding ABC transporter ATP-binding protein gives MDVPEPAAGPSLEASAVRYEFAAGGGVGPLDAALGPGDRVAIIGPNGAGKTTLLRLLAGVLRPSAGAVRLGGRPVASWSPRARAGRLALVPQRQSLAFAYTVREYVGFGTYAAGGRQGVDEAIAALDLGPLAESPMPRLSVGQQQRAAIARALAQLGPAPTAGAVLLADEPTAALDTAHVGHLTRALRTLSEHGVAIAFVAHDLLWAAALATRVIAIASDGRCARLDAAELADPESLGAVFGARFDRYSTATGDRRVALPSYAPAP, from the coding sequence ATGGATGTTCCCGAGCCCGCCGCCGGGCCGTCGCTCGAGGCCTCCGCGGTGCGGTACGAGTTCGCGGCCGGCGGGGGCGTCGGCCCGCTCGATGCCGCCCTCGGCCCGGGCGATCGCGTCGCGATCATCGGGCCCAACGGCGCCGGCAAGACCACGCTGCTGCGGCTGCTCGCCGGCGTGCTTCGGCCCTCGGCGGGCGCCGTCCGCCTGGGCGGACGGCCCGTGGCGTCCTGGTCCCCCCGGGCCCGGGCGGGCAGGCTCGCGCTCGTGCCCCAGCGGCAGTCGCTGGCCTTCGCGTACACCGTCCGCGAGTACGTCGGCTTCGGGACCTACGCCGCCGGGGGCCGGCAGGGCGTGGACGAGGCGATCGCCGCCCTGGACCTCGGCCCGCTCGCCGAGAGCCCCATGCCGCGGCTCAGCGTGGGCCAGCAGCAGCGGGCCGCCATCGCCCGGGCGTTGGCGCAGCTGGGGCCTGCGCCCACCGCGGGCGCGGTGCTCCTGGCCGACGAGCCCACGGCCGCCCTGGATACCGCCCACGTCGGCCACCTCACGCGGGCGCTGCGGACGCTGTCGGAGCACGGCGTGGCGATCGCCTTCGTGGCCCACGACCTGCTGTGGGCCGCGGCGCTGGCCACCCGCGTGATCGCCATCGCATCCGATGGCCGCTGTGCCAGGCTCGACGCCGCCGAACTGGCCGACCCCGAATCCCTCGGCGCGGTGTTCGGGGCCCGGTTCGACCGATACAGCACGGCGACGGGGGATCGCCGCGTGGCGCTGCCCTCGTACGCCCCGGCTCCCTAG
- a CDS encoding HEAT repeat domain-containing protein: MLALIPVLLGGCALDELAPQLGEGSVLNNLFAGPQENVAELAQDPYDPDARYRGTVRLANQLVEPDELVVDIFRENLDDEYASVRAAAARGIAAHGRAADAALLIDALYDEDPLVRRAAAMGLQRMHDPDAVPRLIELIDPEIEPEETIRVEAALALGQYPQSEVVLALIESLRSDLEQSLTVHRSAAGSLATLTGQDYGLDFERWQRWSDSESDWFAGQEEYIYPVFSRSRAWYEYIVPVLPPPPNETPSTPIGLSRAPR, encoded by the coding sequence ATGCTGGCGTTGATTCCCGTGCTGCTGGGGGGCTGTGCGCTGGACGAACTCGCGCCACAACTCGGCGAGGGGAGCGTGCTGAACAACCTGTTCGCGGGTCCGCAGGAGAACGTCGCCGAGCTCGCGCAGGATCCGTACGACCCGGATGCACGCTATCGCGGCACGGTGCGGCTGGCAAACCAGCTCGTCGAGCCCGATGAACTCGTCGTCGACATCTTCCGCGAGAACCTCGATGACGAGTACGCCAGCGTCCGGGCCGCCGCGGCGCGGGGCATCGCGGCGCACGGTCGCGCCGCCGACGCCGCGCTGCTCATCGACGCGCTCTACGACGAAGATCCGCTGGTCCGCCGCGCGGCGGCCATGGGCCTGCAGCGGATGCACGACCCCGATGCCGTCCCGAGGCTGATCGAGCTGATCGATCCGGAGATCGAGCCCGAGGAGACCATCCGCGTGGAGGCGGCGCTCGCGCTCGGGCAGTACCCCCAGAGCGAGGTGGTGCTCGCCCTCATCGAATCGCTGCGCTCCGACCTCGAGCAGAGCCTGACGGTGCACCGCTCGGCCGCAGGCTCGCTGGCGACGCTGACGGGCCAGGACTACGGGCTGGACTTCGAGCGCTGGCAGCGCTGGTCCGATAGCGAGAGCGATTGGTTCGCCGGCCAGGAAGAGTACATCTACCCGGTCTTCAGCCGAAGTAGGGCCTGGTACGAGTACATCGTGCCGGTGCTGCCGCCGCCGCCCAACGAGACGCCCTCGACGCCGATCGGGCTCTCTCGGGCGCCCCGGTAG